Below is a genomic region from Pseudomonas extremaustralis.
GGCGATAGCGCTTGGCGGCGGCATCCCAACCGGCATACAGGGATTCGAAGGCAACGGCCGCGGGAACGCCGTCCAGTTCTGGCAATACTTCAAAACCACGGTTGAAGAACAATTTGAACGTTGGCTGACGCTTGTGCATTTCCCGCAGCAGGCTGGCAAGGCCGGCGCGCTGGGCCTCCCTCGAGCCTTCGGGCAGCAGCTGGAAGCTGTCCAGGGTGTCGAGGAACAGGCCGGCATAACCCTGGGCTTCCAACGCCTTGGCGCGGCCCAGCAAGTGCTCGCGCCATGCGGGCGAAGTCAGGTCCATCACCTGGCTGTTCCAGGAATCGTTACGGATCGGCGTGACGGCTTTGGTCAATCCCGCTTTAGCGATGTCGGCTTTATTGCCGTCGAATTCCCCCACGGACACGTAGGCAAACGGCTGACTGCCCAGCGCCCGCAGCGTTTTCACATCCGCCTGCGTCATATGCCCAGGCTCGACCACGGCCCAGTCGAACTGCGACAGCTCCGGCAGCGGTGGCTGGTCGGCGTACCAGAAGGCCACGCTGGCAGGTTGGGGCAAGGCAGCAGCCTGAACAGCTGGCACACCGACGAACAATGCGAGAGCAGCCAGCAGCCGCTCAGCGATCGCGCGCAAACGCGTCCTGCGGAAAACGATTTCCATAATTCACTCTTGAAAATAACTGAGCCAATACTGCGTTAACGCCGGGCGCGGCGCGTTACAAACTGCGTAAAAGCTGCGCCAGACCCTGGCCGATGGAGGTCGGTTCCGGGAGTGCAAAATGCTCCAGCAATCGGGTGTTATCGGCGCGCGAATGGCGAATGTCGCCTTGACGTGGCGCCTGGTAGGTCACGTTCAGCGGGGTGCCCGTGGCACTGCCCAGCTCAGCGATAAGGTCGTTCAGACTGGTGGAACGGTTAAGCCCGACGTTGATGGCTTCAGTGGTCGGCTCGCGGGTCTCGACGGCTTGGACAAGGATGCTCACCAGGTCTTGCACGTAGACGAAGTCGCGCGTTTGCTCACCGTCGCCAAATACCGTGATGGGCTTACGGGCCAGCGCGCGCTCGGTGAAAATGCTGATCACGCCGGAGTACGGCGAAGAGGGGTCCTGGCGTGGACCGAAGATATTGAAGAAACGGAAGATCACCGGCTCCAGGCCGTGCTCTCGGCGGTAGAAGTCCAGGTAATACTCGCTGGCCAGCTTGTCGCTGGCATAAGGCGTCAGCGGCGACTTGGAGGTCTCTTCGACAATGGCCGTGCCTTCGCCATTGTTGCCGTAGGTGGCTGCGCTGGACGCGAAAACCACGCGCGCCACACCGGCCTTGAGCATGCTTTGACACACGTTGAGGGTGCCGACGAAATTGGCCTGGTGGGTCGCAACGGGGTCGTCGACCGACGCCTGCACCGAAGCAACCGCGGCCAGATGCACCACCGCGCCGCAGCCACGCATGGCCTGCTCTACGACGGCGCTGTTCGCCACATCGCCGACGACCAATTCCAGGTCAGGATTCTCGATGGGCAGGTTGGCCACCTTGCCCGTCGATAAGTTATCCAGCACGCGAATCTTGTAGCCTTTGCCCAGCAAAGCGTCGACCAAGTGTGACCCAATGAAACCCGCACCACCCGTAACCAGAATTCGTCCAACAGCCATGTAGTTTTCTTCCTAAAGACTCGAGCGCAAACCTTAAGGAGCGAGCCAACCGAGAGCCTGCTGATAAGGTGACAGCGTTTATTGGTTGCCTTGATCGACGCCGCTTGACCATCTAGGTACAAGCAGCCAAATCCCTGTCTCTTGACAATTCACAGCGGACCAAATTACTCGTCCACTCATGTCATTTTAATGGCTTATCGCCAGCGAAATCGTCGCAGATAATGTTAGATCCACATAGAGCTGTCAATCTATTGTCTTATTTGCCGCTGAACGGCATTTTCCGCCAAAAACACGTCATTAAATTGACGACATAAATGAATCGAATCGCCTGTGACTTTCCCCAGACTAGACGGTTATTCGCGGTGGGTAGGGCAGGCTTCGACAAAAAGCAGTGCCGGGTGCTGATACTGATTTGCAGGCACAAAAAACCCCGAACCAGTCGGGGTTTTTTGTCGCCTTGAATCAGACGAGACGCCAGATCAGTTAGAAAACACTGATCGGGTAGTCAGCGATCAGACGGAATTCGTTACCGCCTACGTTGTACTGGTCGGCGTTGTTGGAAACGCGCAACCAGGACGCACGAGCACGCAGGCTCAGGTCTTTGGCCGGGCCGCTCTGAACGACGTACTTGAGCTGGTTGAAGATTTCACGCTCAGTGCCATTGCCGCGGTTGGAACCGTCGTCAATGTTGGTACCGCGCACGTAGGCGATGTTGTAGGTCAGGCCAGGCACGCCGAAGGTGCCGAAGTCCAGGCCGTAGCCGGCTTGCCAGGAGCGTTCGTCCTTGCCGTTGAAGTCGGACCAGTAGGAGTTGGCCAGCAGGATGGTGTTGCCGCCGTCGCCGACGCCGCCAGCGTTGCGATAGCCGCCGTACAGGTAGCCCGTGTCGCCGGTGCTGCGCTGGTGAGCGAGGGTGAAGCTATGCGCGCCAACGGCCCACGTGGCTCCCAGGCTCCAGATTTTGTTGTCGCGGGCAGTGGCATCACCTTGGGTTTCCAGGGCGAAGCTCTTGTCCAGCTTGGTTTTGTAGCCGTTGAAGTCAAACGTCAGCGACTGCTGTTCTGGCAGTGCCAGTACGTAGTTGACGTTGACGTATTGCTTCTTCAGCACGTCCTGCATGTCGGAGGCGTAGAGCGCAGCCGACAGGCTTTCGGTGAATTTGTAGCTACCACCGATGTAGTCGATGCTCTTCAGACGGCCGCTATCGGTTCCCTCGGCGCTCTTGCGAGCTTCCTTGGTGAAGTGACCCGCGTCCAGTTGCAGGCCGGCGAGCTCTTTGGAAACGATCGAAGTACCGGTGTAGGTTTCCGACAGCAGACGGGAGTTGTCGTAGGCCAGGACCGGAACGTTAGGGAACTGGTCACCGTACTTGAGCACGGTATTGGATACGCGGAACTTCACCGCCGCGCCGCCCTTGGCCAGGTCATGAGGTGCCGAGCCTGGGTTGGACGATCCATCAGGATTGGTCGTGCCGTTGCCTTGCTTGAAGAAGTCGATACCGCCCGCGCCCGCGCGGCCTTTGCCACCGTCCAGACGGATAGCGTATTGGCCAATCACGTCAACACCCACACCCACGGTGCCTTGGGTGAAACCGGAATCGAACTTGCCGATGAAACCCTGGCCCCATTCGGCTTTATCGCTCTTACCGTTCTTGTAGTCACGGTTGATGTAGGCGTTACGTGCGGCGATGTTCAGGTGGCTGTCTTCAACGAAACCCTTGGATTGTTCCTGGTCGTTTGCCATGGCCGTCGATGCGCTCAAAATCCCCAGAGCGATCAGACTCATCCGTTGCTTAAACATATTCTTGTATTCCTTATTGCGGGTTGAGTACGCGCTGTGACACCAGGCTCCATGTCACTTTTCTGGTGTCGACTTTTCCGAAAAAAAAGACCCGCGGACGACTTAACATGCCGCGGGCCTATTTCTGTGTGGAAGAGTCATGGCGGTTAGCCACAGGCGTTGGGCGCAATCCTAATCGTGCGTCGAATGATGTGTCAATTTCGCTAATCTTCTGTATTTAGGCGAAATAATTCTAAGCGAAGGCCCACGGGCGCGTTGAACCCCGTGTTCGACACTTCTAAAAGTCGCAGATGAAGGCGCTCTGGCCTCTGGAAATTCGTACCGTTTTACTGTCGTGGGCTCCCGACGGTAACAGCGACGGATTTACCAGAGTCAATATCTCAACGGTGTTCGTAAAGAGCCTGGAACTTATATAGCAAAAACAAATAAACAATCAGGCCTTTAAACCTGTCAACTATCACAGTAGGCCCACTTTCAATTCTGCATTAGCCTGATGATTCGGAGCCCCAACACTTCCCACTTGAGGACACGAATCATGACTAGCCACGCCAATACAACCGATAAAAAACGCAGTACTGGAACAGTAACGGCCAAAATCGACGAGACAAAAAATGGTAAGCATAATTTCAAGGCCGATGCTGGCAGGCAGCACTTTTATAAAGCAGGAGAACATTGGTTCATCGTTGCTTCAGAGCATCTCTCCGCTCCGTATGCGGGATTCTATGGTATTTCTATCGATTTGCCGTCGAGTTTTAAAGACGATGGTGTCCAGAGAACTTATCACTTCCCAAGTGAAGTCACTGGCGGACTGACTATTCCCTGGAACACTGGCGGCCTGGTCTGCAGGGCGATTTCCGGGAGCATTACCTTATCGCTGAAAGATGAAGTAATGACTGCAAAATTTGCATTTGAAGCCCGAAATGAGTCATACAAACATGATGTCAGCCTCACCGGGGGAGACCTCAAACTCTCGGGAGCTTCCATACCGAAAAGTCAATCAGGCGACTTCGATGCCACCTTTGAAGGTGGCGGGTTTCCGAATGACAAATTCAAGGCGGATCATGTCGAAATTTATGCGGTCAGCCAACCTGACGCTCCGCGTCGATTTAATATAGCTGGCGTCGAGAACTACACGCCCATTAATTTTGCTCGAATAGTCGTTCAAATAAATGAAGGCCTCCCTCCGGAGAAATACGAACTAAAAGGGGACGTATACAAAGTGGGTGTTCTCTGTTTTAAAAATCCTAATTTTGGCCCATTCAGAGCTCAAAGTGGAACACTGACAATAGAATCTCACCCCTCCACAGGTCATGGAAAAGGAACGTTTAAGTGTGAGTTTTCGCCAGGCAATGGGGTGCCGCCATTCAAGGCCACAGGAACGTTCAATGTACGCGCACCCATTCTTTATAAAGATGAATCTGAAATTTAAAAACCGCTCAACGAGTACAGCGTTCATGCGAACGGCCGTCTGTACTCCATCCACCTTATTTGAGCGAATTTTCCCTCTGGACTCAGGTCGTCGGCACTTGGAATCGCGCCCCCAACGTCATTGGTTCTGTAACAACTCGCAGAGTACTTGTACTTCATCGTCGCTGAATAACCCCTGCGGGTAGCGTGCGCTGATCAGGCTGCACAGGTCAGGCTGCCGGATCTGCCGTGAGCCATTTTCCTTCAACCAATGCGCCAGCGCATGGATCGCATCGCTGTCGACTCGCAAGGGGTGAATCGGGCGGTTGATATCGGCATTCATTTCGCGCTCTCTCCTACTGCGTGAGCGGCTAACTTACTCAAGGTTTATGACAGATCTGCGCACTCAACACCCCGCATCACTGTGACAAGGACAATACAAGAGCTATGCCAATGTCTTGTATTCATAGGCATGTGGACACAAAAAAGCCCGCAGCCTTACTGGCCGCGGGCTTGTCTTGAACGCTAAAAACGGATGGCGCCCGGTCGTCGCTGGGCTGCTGTTACAACGGCACTCAGTTTTTGTGCGGAGCCGGTTGTTGTTGGGTCAGGCAGTGGATATTTCCGCCACCCAGTAACAGTTCACGGCCCGGCACCATCACCACTTCGTGCTGCGGGAACAGGTTCTGCAGGATCGCCTTGGCCTGGCCGTCCAGCGGATCGTCGAAGCTCGGCGCGATGATGCCGCCGTTGACGATCAGGAAGTTCACGTAGGAACCGGCCAAGCGCACGCTCGGATTGCGTTCCTGGGTTCCATCCACCGGGTCCACGCCCGCACATTCTTCTGCGGTTGCGTACAGCGGCCCCGGAATCGGCATTTTGTGCACCGTGAACGCGCGTCCCTGGGCGTCAGTGCTGCTTTGCAGGACGTCCATGGCGGCGTGGCAACGAGCATAGTTCGGGTCTTGCGGGTCATCGGTCCAGGCCAGCAACACCTCGCCTGGGCGCACGTAGCAGCAGAAGTTATCCACATGGCCGTCGGTTTCGTCGTTGAACAGGCCATCCGGCAGCCAGATGATCTTATCCACAGCCAGGTTGTCACTCAGCACCGCTTCGATGGCCGCACGATCAAGGTGCGGGTTGCGATTGCGGTTGAGCAGGCATTCTTCGGTGGTGATCAGGGTGCCTTCGCCGTCGACGTGGATCGAACCGCCTTCCAGCACAAAGCCTTCGGTGCGGTAGCGCGGCGCGCGCTCGATTTCGAGGATCTTGCCGCCGACTTGCGAGTCACGGTTCCACGGCGAGTACAAGCCGCCGTCAAAGCCGCCCCAGGCATTGAAATCCCAGTTCACACCGCGCACTTCGCCGCGCTTATTGATCACGAAAGTTGGACCGGTGTCGCGCACCCAGGCGTCATCGCTGGACATTTCCACCAGGCGAATATTGGGCACATCCAGACGGGCGCGGGCGTTTTCGTACTGGCCGGCGGAGACCGCAACCGTCACCGGCTCGAAGCGCGCAATGGCCTTGGCCACCGCCACGTGCGCCGCCTGCGCCGGCTTGCCGCCCAGGCGCCAGTTGTCCGGGCGCTCGGGCCAGATCATCCAGGTCTGGGTCTGGGGTGCCCATTCGGCGGGCATATGGAAGCCATCGGCGCGGGGTGTGCTGTGCAGGGTGGTCATGGCGAGCGGGGCTCCGAAGGGGGGGTAAAGGTCGACTTTATAGCGGATAAAAATCGGCTTTAGTAGCGATAAAAGATCATTGGCAGTAAAGATGACCGCCAATGACCGATAACAATCGACTATCTAGAGTTGCTCATCCAGCACCTTCGATAGCATGTCGACAAAGAAATCCACACTGCGCCGGGAGGTGACCATCGGCGGCTTGATCTTGAGGATGTTCAGGTAGTCGCCGGTGGGCTGCATGAAAATCCCCAGTTCGCGCAGGCGATCGCACAGCAGTGTGGTTTCTTCGGTGGCGGGTTCCAGGGTCTGGCGGTCGCGTACCAGTTCCAGCCCGAGGTAGAAGCCGGAACCGTGGACGGCGCCGACCAAGGGATGTCGCTCGATCAGCGCTTCCAGGCGCGCCTTGAAATGTCCGCCCACCACCTGGGCGTTTTCCCACAGTTTCTCTTCTTCCATCACATCCAGTACGGCCATGCCGATCCGGCAACTGACCGGGCTGCCGCCCGAGGACGAGAAGAAATACCCTTCAGCCTCCAACGCTTCAGCGATTTCTCGACGGGTAATCACCGCCCCCAGGGGTTGGCCGTTCCCCATGCCTTTGGCCATGGTGATGATGTCGGGCACCACGCCCTGCTCTTCGAAGCCCCAGAAAAAACGCCCCATGCGGCCGTAGCCCACCTGCACTTCATCGGCGATGCACACGCCGCCTCGGTCGCGCACCAGCGCGTAAACCTGTTGCAAATAGCCCGGCGGCAAGGAGATACCGCCAGCATTGCCATACACCGGCTCGCAGATAAAGCCGGCCAACTGGCGTTTACTCGCGGCGATTTTCGCCAGGTTGTGTTCCACGCTGCGTACGTAATCCGGCGCACTGTCCTGACCACGGAATTCCCCGCGATAGGTATTGGGCGCGGTCACGGGGTGCACCCAGTCCGGCCGGCTGCTCAGCGCCTTGGGGTTGTCGGCAATCGAGGTGGAGACTGCATCCGCCGCCACCGACCAGCCGTGATAGGCCTCCAGCACGCTGAGCATGTCGCGCCCGCCGCTGTAGGCCCAGGCCAGTCGGATCGCCAGGTCATTGGCTTCGGTGCCGCTGTTGACCAGGAACACGCGGTCCATGCCCGGCGGCGCCAGCGAAAGCAAACGCTCGGAAAACTCGGCGATCGCGGCGTAGTGAAACCGCGAGTTGGTGTTGAGCAACGACCACTGCCGCGCCGCCACCGCCGCCATGCGCGGGTGACCATGGCCCAGCACGGCGACGTTGTTGAGCATGTCCAGGTAGGAGCGGCCTTGCATGTCGATCAGGTGATTGCGCCAGCCGCGTTCGATGCGCGGCGGGTCGACATAATAGTGTTTCTGCGAGCGGGCGAAACTGGCGTCGCGGCGGGCCAGCAGGGCTTGTGGGTCCAACTCGGGTTGCGCATCGCAGGCCAGCCCCAGCAGCGCGGCCGGCGATGGGCACAGCATCTGCCACGCCGGTGCCCGGGAGGGCGTGCAGAACAGCGGTGCGGGCAGGTCGGTGCGGCAGAGTTGCACGGTCAGCGGGCCGTCGACCTCACCGATCACCTGGCCCTTGAGCACTGCGGCGCCGGGCTGCAACAGCGCTTTCACTCCCCACAACCGCACGCTTGCCTCACTGCTGTGCACGCGTAACTCGCCGTTGACGCCCGGACGCACGATGCCCGCGAACGGCGCCTCGACGGAGGTTCCCTGGGGCACATGCAGCTCGACGTGCAGCGGGAACGTCTCCGGCTCATGGGCACTGTCGGGCCGGGTGCGCGACAAACGGTACTGCCCGTAGCGACTTGCCGCCAGACCATGGGCCGCTGCGCCTTCCTGCAACAAACGCTGGTCGATACCCGCTTGCTCCCAGTTCCCCGCCTCGAAATGCGGGCTGAGTACGCCGAGGTCGATCAAGGCGAATTCACGCCCCACCAGGCCTGGCAGCAAGGGCGCGAATCCTTCGCTGGCAAGCGCTGCCGGGGCCTGCCCGACGCTGCTCAAAATCGCCGCTTCCATCAACTCGAAGGGTACCGACGTCGCTACGTGGAAAATTTCCCACTCGTGCTCCGCGTTTTTCAACAGATAACTGTTATCCGGGTCGAGGCGTTGCTGTTGTTCGCTGCTCAAGACCAGCACCGCGGCACGCGCGACGATCAGCGGCCACAGAGCCTGCAGCTCTTGGTGCTGCAACGGCGTGACGGCGTGACAGGCCTGGATCGCCGGCAGGATGGCAAAGGGATCGCCCTCGGCGTGATGCAACAGCGCGGCGCAGGTCACCGACAGGTCGGCAATGCGCCAGGTGTGCACCAGGTCGCCGAAATCGATCACGCCCTGAACGTGCCAATGCCGCTGGGCGTCGCGCTGCCAGACCACGTTGTCGTCGGTAATGTCCATGTGCACCGCTTGCCACGGCAGATGATCGGCCAGGGGACGCAGGTGTTTCTCAACCTGCTCGGCCACCTGCTCCAGCGCTGCGCGGTGGGGCAGGTTTTCCAGGCTGGCCAGCAAATGGGTGATCAGTTGCCGGGCGTGGCGCGGGTCCCATTGCAGGGTGCGCTCGAGGCCCGGGTGCGTAAACGTGGCCAACGCCTGGCTCATGCGCCCGCACAGCTCACCAAAGCCCGCGATGACCTTGCGTCCCAGGTGGGGCAAATGGGTCAGGGGCTGCCCGTCGATATAATCCAGCAGCCGGACATGCAGGGTCTGACCGTCGACGCTGACCGTCAGCAACTCTTCACCGTTCAGGGCCTTGATCACCCTGGGCACACGCAGATCCGCCCGAGCCTGCAACTCATTCAGAGCCGCGTGCTGAGCCTGCAACTCCACGGCGGCGTAGTCGCCCCGGCAGATTTTCAAGACAAATCGACCCCGTGCGCTGTCGACTTTGTAGTTGAGGTCTTGCTGGCTGCCCAATGATTGCAACGTGCCATGGAGGCCATAATGCTGCTCGAGCAGTTGCGCCGCCTGAGCGGGGCCGACTTGCGGGCAGGGTAGACTGGCGCGATGGATCAACGTAGCGAGCAGCATGGGGGTGGCCTCTGGTTTTTTTCAGGGGTGTATATCGCCATTGTTCGGGGGGATTACGCAACCCCCAGACATACGCAGGTCTCCCCAGCCTCCCGACACAGGCTATGCTCCACGCGCTAATTGTTCGTTAAGGAAAAAGGCCCCCGTCATGCGCATCCTCATTACCGGTGGCGCCGGTTTTATCGGTTCTGCTTTGGTACGCCAGCTGATTCAGCACACCGAGCACGAAGTGCTCAACCTGGACAAACTCACCTATGCCGGCAATCTGGAATCGCTGACCAGCATTGCGTCCAACAGCCGCTATGAATTCGTGCAGGCCGATATCATCGACCAGCCCACCGTCAGCGCCGTGCTGGCGCGTTTCGAGCCTCAGGCGATCGTGCACCTGGCGGCAGAGTCCCATGTCGACCGCTCGATTGACGGGCCGTCCGACTTTATCCAGACCAATATCGTCGGCACTTATAGCCTGCTGGAAGCCGCTCGCGGCTACTGGCAAACCCTCCCATCGCCGGCCAAAAGCGCGTTTCGCTTCCACCATGTTTCCACCGATGAGGTGTACGGCGACCTGAAGGGCATGGACGATTTTTTCACTGAAGCCACGCCCTACGCGCCAAGTTCGCCTTATTCCGCCAGCAAGGCAGCCTCCGACCACCTGGTCCGGGCCTGGCAGCGCACGTACGGCCTCCCCGTGCTGCTGACCAACTGTTCCAATAACTATGGACCGTTCCAATTCCCCGAAAAGCTGATCCCTCTGGTCATCCTCAACGCCCTCGCGGGCAAGCCGTTGCCGGTCTATGGTGATGGTCTACAGGTCCGCGACTGGCTGTTCGTCGAGGATCACGCCAGGGCATTGCTGACCGTGCTGACACAAGGCGTGGTGGGTGAGACCTACAACATCGGCGGCCACAACGAACAGAAAAACATCGACGTGGTCCGCAGCATCTGTGGTCTGCTGGAAGAACTGGCACCGCAACATCCGGCAGGGGTGACGAAATACACTGACTTGATCACGCTGGTCAAAGATCGCCCCGGCCATGATCAACGCTATGCCATCGACGCCAGTAAGATCGAACGCGAATTGGGCTGGGTCCCCCTGGAAACCTTTGAATCCGGGCTGCGCAAAACCGTGCAGTGGTACCTCGATAACCTGGAATGGTGCCGCCGGGTCCAGGATGGCAGTTATCAGGGTGAACGATTGGGCAACACCGACACGAGTGATCTGATCGCATGATGAAAGGAATCGTACTGGCCGGCGGCTCCGGCACGCGCCTACACCCCATTACCCTGGGTGTGTCCAAGCAGCTGCTGCCGGTGTATGACAAGCCGATGATCTATTACCCGATCTCCGTGCTGATGCTGGCGGGAATCAAGGAAATCCTGGTGATTTCCACCCCGGCGGACTTACCGCAATACCGCAATCTCTTGGGCGACGGCAGCCAGTTCGGCGTGACGTTCAGCTACGCCGAACAACCGACACCGGACGGCCTGGCGCAAGCCTTTCTGATCGGCGAGACGTTCATTGGCACCGATCCGGTGTGCTTGATCCTGGGCGATAACATTTTCCATGGTCATCGCTTCGGCGAGCAGTTGCATGCCGCAGTGAACCGCGGCAAGGGCGCCACCGTGTTTGGCTACTGGGTCAAAGACCCACAGCGTTTCGGCGTAATCGACTTCGATAGCGAAGGCCGCGCCGTGTCCATCGAAGAAAAACCCGCTGCCCCTAAATCAAGCTATGCCGTCACTGGCTTGTATTTCTATGACAACGATGTGATCAACATCGCCAAGGCCATCAAGCCCTCCGCCCGTGGCGAACTGGAGATCACTGATGTCAACAACGCCTATCTGCATCGTGGGGACTTGCAAGTGGAACGCTTCGGGCGTGGCTTCGCCTGGCTCGACACAGGCACCCACGATAGCTTGCTGGAGGCCTCGCAATATGTGCAGACCAT
It encodes:
- a CDS encoding SDR family NAD(P)-dependent oxidoreductase, with the protein product MAVGRILVTGGAGFIGSHLVDALLGKGYKIRVLDNLSTGKVANLPIENPDLELVVGDVANSAVVEQAMRGCGAVVHLAAVASVQASVDDPVATHQANFVGTLNVCQSMLKAGVARVVFASSAATYGNNGEGTAIVEETSKSPLTPYASDKLASEYYLDFYRREHGLEPVIFRFFNIFGPRQDPSSPYSGVISIFTERALARKPITVFGDGEQTRDFVYVQDLVSILVQAVETREPTTEAINVGLNRSTSLNDLIAELGSATGTPLNVTYQAPRQGDIRHSRADNTRLLEHFALPEPTSIGQGLAQLLRSL
- a CDS encoding OprD family porin, whose amino-acid sequence is MFKQRMSLIALGILSASTAMANDQEQSKGFVEDSHLNIAARNAYINRDYKNGKSDKAEWGQGFIGKFDSGFTQGTVGVGVDVIGQYAIRLDGGKGRAGAGGIDFFKQGNGTTNPDGSSNPGSAPHDLAKGGAAVKFRVSNTVLKYGDQFPNVPVLAYDNSRLLSETYTGTSIVSKELAGLQLDAGHFTKEARKSAEGTDSGRLKSIDYIGGSYKFTESLSAALYASDMQDVLKKQYVNVNYVLALPEQQSLTFDFNGYKTKLDKSFALETQGDATARDNKIWSLGATWAVGAHSFTLAHQRSTGDTGYLYGGYRNAGGVGDGGNTILLANSYWSDFNGKDERSWQAGYGLDFGTFGVPGLTYNIAYVRGTNIDDGSNRGNGTEREIFNQLKYVVQSGPAKDLSLRARASWLRVSNNADQYNVGGNEFRLIADYPISVF
- the aguA gene encoding agmatine deiminase, with product MTTLHSTPRADGFHMPAEWAPQTQTWMIWPERPDNWRLGGKPAQAAHVAVAKAIARFEPVTVAVSAGQYENARARLDVPNIRLVEMSSDDAWVRDTGPTFVINKRGEVRGVNWDFNAWGGFDGGLYSPWNRDSQVGGKILEIERAPRYRTEGFVLEGGSIHVDGEGTLITTEECLLNRNRNPHLDRAAIEAVLSDNLAVDKIIWLPDGLFNDETDGHVDNFCCYVRPGEVLLAWTDDPQDPNYARCHAAMDVLQSSTDAQGRAFTVHKMPIPGPLYATAEECAGVDPVDGTQERNPSVRLAGSYVNFLIVNGGIIAPSFDDPLDGQAKAILQNLFPQHEVVMVPGRELLLGGGNIHCLTQQQPAPHKN
- a CDS encoding aminotransferase, whose amino-acid sequence is MLLATLIHRASLPCPQVGPAQAAQLLEQHYGLHGTLQSLGSQQDLNYKVDSARGRFVLKICRGDYAAVELQAQHAALNELQARADLRVPRVIKALNGEELLTVSVDGQTLHVRLLDYIDGQPLTHLPHLGRKVIAGFGELCGRMSQALATFTHPGLERTLQWDPRHARQLITHLLASLENLPHRAALEQVAEQVEKHLRPLADHLPWQAVHMDITDDNVVWQRDAQRHWHVQGVIDFGDLVHTWRIADLSVTCAALLHHAEGDPFAILPAIQACHAVTPLQHQELQALWPLIVARAAVLVLSSEQQQRLDPDNSYLLKNAEHEWEIFHVATSVPFELMEAAILSSVGQAPAALASEGFAPLLPGLVGREFALIDLGVLSPHFEAGNWEQAGIDQRLLQEGAAAHGLAASRYGQYRLSRTRPDSAHEPETFPLHVELHVPQGTSVEAPFAGIVRPGVNGELRVHSSEASVRLWGVKALLQPGAAVLKGQVIGEVDGPLTVQLCRTDLPAPLFCTPSRAPAWQMLCPSPAALLGLACDAQPELDPQALLARRDASFARSQKHYYVDPPRIERGWRNHLIDMQGRSYLDMLNNVAVLGHGHPRMAAVAARQWSLLNTNSRFHYAAIAEFSERLLSLAPPGMDRVFLVNSGTEANDLAIRLAWAYSGGRDMLSVLEAYHGWSVAADAVSTSIADNPKALSSRPDWVHPVTAPNTYRGEFRGQDSAPDYVRSVEHNLAKIAASKRQLAGFICEPVYGNAGGISLPPGYLQQVYALVRDRGGVCIADEVQVGYGRMGRFFWGFEEQGVVPDIITMAKGMGNGQPLGAVITRREIAEALEAEGYFFSSSGGSPVSCRIGMAVLDVMEEEKLWENAQVVGGHFKARLEALIERHPLVGAVHGSGFYLGLELVRDRQTLEPATEETTLLCDRLRELGIFMQPTGDYLNILKIKPPMVTSRRSVDFFVDMLSKVLDEQL
- the rfbB gene encoding dTDP-glucose 4,6-dehydratase, which gives rise to MRILITGGAGFIGSALVRQLIQHTEHEVLNLDKLTYAGNLESLTSIASNSRYEFVQADIIDQPTVSAVLARFEPQAIVHLAAESHVDRSIDGPSDFIQTNIVGTYSLLEAARGYWQTLPSPAKSAFRFHHVSTDEVYGDLKGMDDFFTEATPYAPSSPYSASKAASDHLVRAWQRTYGLPVLLTNCSNNYGPFQFPEKLIPLVILNALAGKPLPVYGDGLQVRDWLFVEDHARALLTVLTQGVVGETYNIGGHNEQKNIDVVRSICGLLEELAPQHPAGVTKYTDLITLVKDRPGHDQRYAIDASKIERELGWVPLETFESGLRKTVQWYLDNLEWCRRVQDGSYQGERLGNTDTSDLIA
- the rfbA gene encoding glucose-1-phosphate thymidylyltransferase RfbA, coding for MMKGIVLAGGSGTRLHPITLGVSKQLLPVYDKPMIYYPISVLMLAGIKEILVISTPADLPQYRNLLGDGSQFGVTFSYAEQPTPDGLAQAFLIGETFIGTDPVCLILGDNIFHGHRFGEQLHAAVNRGKGATVFGYWVKDPQRFGVIDFDSEGRAVSIEEKPAAPKSSYAVTGLYFYDNDVINIAKAIKPSARGELEITDVNNAYLHRGDLQVERFGRGFAWLDTGTHDSLLEASQYVQTIEHRQGLKVACLEEIAYGNGWIDRNHLLERAKYFGKTGYGQYLYTLAGETP